The Schistocerca gregaria isolate iqSchGreg1 chromosome 1, iqSchGreg1.2, whole genome shotgun sequence genome includes a window with the following:
- the LOC126335099 gene encoding cuticle protein 67-like isoform X1, whose amino-acid sequence MYKFLVLATVLAVANAGYLGGYAAPAVAYGAPAYAAYGAHAVAPAAITSQHSNILRSYGNLGQVSTYSKTIDTPYSSVTKSDVRVSNDALAAPAYGYARAAYAAPAYGYARAAYAPAAAYAAPAVAAHGLLGVAYSAAPAVAHLSYSAPALSYAW is encoded by the exons ATGTACAAA TTCCTCGTTCTCGCCACCGTCCTGGCCGTCGCCAACGCCGGCTACCTGGGAggctacgccgcccccgccgtggCCTACGGCGCCCCCGCCTACGCCGCCTACGGCGCCCACGCCGTCGCCCCCGCGGCCATCACCTCCCAGCACTCCAACATCCTGAGGAGCTACGGCAACCTGGGACAGGTGTCCACCTACTCCAAGACCATCGACACCCCCTACTCCAGCGTCACCAAGTCTGACGTGCGCGTCAGCAACGACGCCCTGGCCGCCCCCGCCTACGGCTACGCCCGtgccgcctacgccgcccccgcctacgGCTACGCCCGCGCCGCCTACGCGCCCGCcgccgcctacgccgcccccgccgtcgccgcCCACGGTCTGCTGGGAGTGGCCtactccgccgcccccgccgtcgcccaTCTGTCCTACAGCGCCCCTGCTCTGTCTTACGCCTGGTAG